Genomic DNA from Anaeromicrobium sediminis:
GAATCTTTCATTATTATAAAAAAATATATATTTCTGTACAGTACGAAGAACATCCTCTCAGTAAATGGGGGGATTTTTAATTATCTAAAAACCCATAAGGATGTACAACAATTGAACATTCGACAAAAGGAGTGAAGTTTCGCTGAAGGAAATTGTAAATAAGTGCAGAAACTAAAATATACAAAATATTTCATCAATAGGTTGTATGAAATATGTGAAGATAGAAATTAACTTGTGGGGTATTAAGATTTTATCTTTATGCTGAAAGTCCTTTTAAAAAGAGAATATAAGATTACATAAAGTTAATGAGTAAAGATGAACTAAATTAAAATCAGCAAATTTAAGGAGGCACAAATGAAAAGCTTAAAGTATAAAATTATGACACCGGTATTTGTATTATCTACTATAGGAATTCTTATTCTATCCTTTTTTGCACATGGAATAGCTAAGGAAATAATCACAAGTTATGTGGAGTTAGCTGTAGAAGATAAGGCTGAAAAACTTGTGAGCTATGTAGATCATAAGCTTGAAGCCTGGGAAGGTCAATTGGAGCTATTAGCTTCAACTGATAAAGCAAAAAAATTAGATTATGAAGGTTTTTTAAAGCATATTTGGGATAAAAAAGATTTGTTTAAAGATCATGAAGTAGTTTTAATCTCTGATAGGAAGGGCGATTTTATAGCTTCAGATGGAACACGGGGAAATGTTGCAGACAGGACATATTTTAATAAGGCTTTGAAAGGAGAATCTGCAATATCTGCATTTAGCATTTCAAAAACTACTGGAAATCCAATCATAGTAATTTCAGTGCCTATTATGGATGATTATGAAAATGTAGTAGGGCTAGTGGCTTCAACAGTAAATTTATATCAAGTTACAGACATAATTAATGCTGAAAAA
This window encodes:
- a CDS encoding cache domain-containing protein, translating into MKSLKYKIMTPVFVLSTIGILILSFFAHGIAKEIITSYVELAVEDKAEKLVSYVDHKLEAWEGQLELLASTDKAKKLDYEGFLKHIWDKKDLFKDHEVVLISDRKGDFIASDGTRGNVADRTYFNKALKGESAISAFSISKTTGNPIIVISVPIMDDYENVVGLVASTVNLYQVTDIINAEKLGDSGYAYIINSQGLTIAHPRKEFLLNDTLAKSESNTLREIIAKMKNGKEGIGYYNFEDIKKIIAFKPVKSVDWTIGMTASFDEVSENVSMLQNNILLIGIIIVISILTSLYFITNSLVK